The Lysobacter gummosus genome includes a region encoding these proteins:
- a CDS encoding sugar phosphate nucleotidyltransferase translates to MKRAVILAGGKGTRLRPYTLALPKPLMPVGDYPILEIIVRQLRQNGFDHITLAVNHQADLFKAFFGNGEKWGLTIDYSLEHMPLSTMGPLKLIPDLPDNFLVMNGDILTDIDYGAFLDAHAQSRSLFSISAAKREQRIDYGVLHTNDDMRLVGFEEKPTFPFLVSMGVYAVSNRVLEVIPENQAFGFDHLVLGYLRDDKPVRVVPHEGYWLDIGRPDDYQQAQDDWQTLSAKLALA, encoded by the coding sequence ATGAAACGAGCTGTAATCCTGGCGGGTGGAAAAGGCACGCGACTGCGTCCCTATACCCTCGCGCTGCCCAAACCGCTGATGCCGGTCGGCGACTATCCGATCCTCGAGATCATCGTGCGCCAGTTGCGTCAGAACGGTTTCGATCACATCACGCTGGCGGTCAACCACCAGGCCGACTTGTTCAAGGCCTTCTTCGGCAATGGCGAGAAGTGGGGGTTGACCATCGACTACTCGCTGGAGCACATGCCGCTGAGCACGATGGGGCCGCTGAAGTTGATCCCGGATCTGCCGGATAATTTTCTGGTGATGAACGGCGACATTCTCACCGACATCGATTACGGCGCGTTCCTCGATGCGCACGCGCAGTCGCGGAGCCTGTTCAGCATCTCCGCGGCCAAGCGCGAGCAACGTATCGATTACGGTGTGCTGCACACCAACGACGACATGCGCCTGGTGGGTTTCGAGGAAAAGCCGACTTTCCCGTTCCTGGTCAGCATGGGTGTTTATGCGGTGTCGAACCGGGTGCTGGAAGTGATTCCGGAAAACCAGGCCTTCGGTTTCGATCACCTGGTGCTGGGTTATCTGCGTGACGACAAGCCGGTGCGCGTGGTGCCGCACGAGGGCTACTGGCTCGACATCGGCCGTCCCGACGACTATCAGCAGGCCCAGGACGACTGGCAGACGCTGTCGGCCAAACTCGCACTGGCATGA
- a CDS encoding YfhO family protein: protein MTVGSAEGRARLSRSQLLTWWLALAAVFVGFYVAYFSPVLFGGSVLGPGDGIVYYLAFFDLPIGRVWNSMILSGYPVVTDIQAQSLYLLRWISPDFNTLVLSAYVVSALGMFGLSLKLTGSRIGAFFAAIVVSGSGFMTGHLGHLSIIHVAAWIPFILWAIACLRGMRSVWPVIAGAMAVALSVYAGHPQVSIIGLLLSGCYGLHEIGYVARTRGAGEAWAMLLRVFALFALGLMLAAPALLPVTQAVSDGVRSGWTIEDFGSYSLTPGTLRLLAFPNLYGTYAPSPFGGYSGLWNLTEIAIYVGILPGLLGLAALLGWRRDRSQWFWAAAAVVGLLLSLGISTPLGHWVYELPVLGKFRAQGRFGLVTIIALGVLSAYGFSALLRAPLPRRRLYALAGASLVLLSIAIASVALDPTPPHGLADAADARLWPRPAFWSALLFMGLSLIGLLALALKRSRFVAVACVLLVAVDLGSFGWFEQWRYFASPKMEQRDLSRKAAQVVERLAQGDGRLLPVDSAEMPYHPLRPNINVRFRIPSVVGYGPLMSARYSQYTRADSVGRFPITDPNAPIMDVLAIRWIAGEGGTLAPELLGSGCGAPTPIRRKVRAVVPQGARVSAIRVISNSACSATISTGTTLARMRLFDADGANAGEYTIDVGEETAEWAYDRPDVAATIKHTRPAVFETYPAGDFQGLWFQADLPVRTQAGTKPPRTIEVEMEAIEGATLRVRTLALVEDEGAQPRPLRIDADAEASARALTRRWQVEGLPVVSERNGYRGMVWGVCSARVATPDQIAEALGSRQLGDGRKFDPFAEALLEHEDGRARTDCRSAPQVTVLDKHDGYWKLRVSGDGAALAMISESYHRDWRARVDGKKAPVFAADGLIMAVPVPTGEHTLELTYTPKRYRIGLLIALIAIAGCLLLALGAWRKSARGRSTQ, encoded by the coding sequence ATGACCGTCGGTTCCGCCGAAGGCCGGGCGCGGCTCTCGCGATCGCAATTGCTGACTTGGTGGCTGGCTCTGGCCGCCGTGTTCGTCGGCTTCTACGTCGCGTATTTTTCGCCGGTGCTGTTCGGCGGCAGCGTGCTCGGTCCAGGCGATGGCATCGTCTACTACCTGGCGTTCTTCGATCTTCCGATCGGCCGCGTCTGGAACAGCATGATTTTGTCCGGCTATCCGGTGGTGACGGACATCCAGGCGCAGAGTCTGTATCTGTTGCGCTGGATCAGCCCGGATTTCAATACCCTCGTGCTGTCGGCCTACGTGGTCAGCGCGCTGGGCATGTTCGGCTTGAGCCTGAAACTGACCGGCTCGCGCATCGGCGCCTTCTTCGCCGCGATCGTGGTCTCCGGCAGCGGTTTCATGACGGGCCACCTGGGCCATTTGAGCATCATCCACGTCGCCGCCTGGATTCCCTTCATCCTTTGGGCCATCGCCTGCCTGCGCGGCATGCGCAGCGTCTGGCCCGTGATCGCCGGCGCTATGGCGGTCGCCTTGTCGGTCTATGCCGGCCATCCGCAGGTGTCGATCATCGGTCTGCTGCTGTCGGGGTGCTATGGCCTGCATGAGATCGGCTACGTGGCCCGGACGCGCGGCGCAGGCGAGGCCTGGGCGATGTTGCTGCGTGTCTTCGCCCTGTTCGCGCTGGGGCTGATGCTGGCGGCGCCGGCCTTGCTGCCGGTCACCCAGGCGGTATCGGACGGAGTTCGCTCGGGCTGGACGATCGAGGATTTCGGTTCCTATTCGTTGACCCCCGGCACGTTGCGGCTGCTCGCTTTCCCGAATCTCTACGGCACTTACGCCCCCAGCCCGTTCGGCGGGTACTCGGGTTTGTGGAACCTCACCGAGATCGCGATCTACGTCGGCATCTTGCCCGGACTGCTCGGCTTGGCCGCGCTGTTGGGTTGGCGGCGCGATCGCTCGCAGTGGTTCTGGGCCGCGGCCGCAGTCGTCGGCTTGCTGCTGTCGCTGGGGATCTCCACGCCACTGGGACATTGGGTGTACGAACTGCCGGTGCTCGGCAAGTTCCGCGCGCAGGGACGCTTCGGCCTGGTAACCATCATCGCGCTGGGAGTGCTGAGCGCGTACGGGTTCTCTGCGCTACTGCGCGCGCCGTTGCCGCGGCGGCGCCTGTATGCGCTGGCCGGCGCCTCGCTCGTGCTGCTGTCGATCGCGATCGCTTCGGTAGCGCTCGATCCGACGCCGCCGCATGGCTTGGCCGATGCCGCCGATGCCCGACTGTGGCCGAGGCCGGCGTTCTGGAGCGCGCTGTTGTTCATGGGGTTGTCGCTGATCGGTCTGCTGGCGCTGGCGCTGAAGCGCTCGCGGTTCGTCGCGGTCGCATGCGTGCTGCTGGTAGCGGTCGATCTGGGCAGTTTCGGCTGGTTCGAGCAATGGCGTTACTTCGCTTCGCCCAAGATGGAACAGCGCGACTTGAGTCGGAAGGCGGCGCAAGTGGTCGAACGCCTGGCCCAGGGCGACGGCCGCCTGCTGCCGGTGGATTCGGCCGAAATGCCTTACCACCCGTTGCGTCCGAACATCAACGTGCGCTTCCGCATTCCCAGCGTGGTCGGTTACGGCCCGCTGATGTCGGCGCGCTATTCGCAGTACACGCGCGCCGATTCGGTCGGCCGGTTCCCGATCACCGATCCCAACGCGCCGATCATGGACGTGCTGGCGATCCGCTGGATCGCCGGCGAGGGCGGGACCCTGGCGCCCGAACTGCTCGGCTCGGGTTGCGGCGCGCCGACGCCGATTCGACGCAAGGTGCGCGCGGTCGTGCCGCAAGGCGCGAGGGTTTCGGCCATTCGCGTGATCTCCAATTCGGCCTGCTCGGCAACGATAAGCACCGGCACGACGCTGGCGCGGATGCGCTTGTTCGACGCCGATGGCGCGAATGCGGGCGAGTACACCATCGATGTGGGCGAGGAAACGGCCGAATGGGCCTACGACCGACCCGACGTCGCCGCCACCATCAAGCACACCCGCCCGGCCGTATTTGAGACTTATCCCGCCGGCGACTTCCAGGGGCTGTGGTTCCAGGCCGATCTGCCGGTACGGACGCAGGCCGGAACCAAACCGCCGCGAACTATCGAAGTCGAGATGGAGGCGATCGAAGGCGCCACCTTGCGCGTGCGCACGCTGGCGCTGGTCGAGGACGAGGGCGCGCAGCCGCGGCCCTTGCGCATCGATGCCGACGCGGAGGCTTCCGCGCGGGCGCTGACGCGGCGCTGGCAGGTCGAAGGCTTGCCCGTCGTGTCCGAACGCAACGGCTACCGCGGCATGGTCTGGGGCGTGTGTTCGGCGCGCGTGGCCACGCCGGATCAGATCGCCGAAGCGCTGGGTTCGCGCCAACTCGGCGACGGCCGCAAGTTCGATCCGTTCGCCGAAGCGCTGCTGGAGCACGAGGACGGCAGGGCGCGCACGGACTGCCGCAGCGCGCCCCAGGTCACGGTACTGGACAAGCACGACGGTTACTGGAAACTGCGCGTGAGCGGCGACGGCGCTGCGCTGGCGATGATCAGCGAAAGCTATCACCGCGACTGGCGCGCCCGCGTCGATGGGAAAAAGGCGCCGGTGTTCGCGGCCGACGGCCTGATCATGGCCGTGCCGGTGCCGACCGGCGAACATACGCTCGAGCTGACTTACACACCCAAGCGCTATCGGATCGGCCTGTTGATCGCGTTGATCGCGATCGCCGGCTGTTTGCTCCTGGCGCTGGGCGCGTGGCGCAAGTCGGCCCGGGGCCGTTCCACCCAATAA
- a CDS encoding class I SAM-dependent methyltransferase: MSEIEALHGRVIHQLRNKEVHDPDFQALAWIDHHVRPIRTVLDVGANGGQTIASVRAVLGEAVEIHSFEANPKLWPGLERIAQESGGAVHVHRSALGTQAGELILHVPSSGGQVFLEESTFDPSQFDKPWVREKYLARGGQAPELLQMRVPVERGDDCALRPDLIKVDVEGFEASAIRGLLRTIVEFQPVLLVENSDWHNVTELLSELGYRPFRWDDGAMNPFHGATTNTFYLPAEKPAVIATDNQMPDLQPQPEAASAGYSEAADVAEHLADVERMRQLLASLGVSLPGDGLALDVGGGAGGHSALLANDVRRIYCTDYFDQNARFGGELVKLVKEKVLRHGHDFPVERFEFHAVDAMSTIYRDDLFDVVFSFNAFEHIPDPAAALREIVRVLKPGGMAYITFDPIWTCDFGSHFQHRVPRPWQHLISDDGQFVEMMKQAGGSDEEGQEYVNAMNRRRLSFYRELFASFRDEVEYLHEGEWSGCVVPGSESHENFQRCLSLGYSREELLLRGMVKVFRKKAPGQAPPAAEA; the protein is encoded by the coding sequence GTGAGCGAAATCGAGGCATTGCACGGAAGGGTGATTCATCAGCTTCGGAACAAGGAGGTGCACGACCCTGACTTCCAGGCGCTGGCCTGGATCGACCATCACGTGCGGCCGATCCGCACTGTGCTGGACGTCGGCGCCAACGGCGGGCAGACCATCGCCTCGGTCAGGGCGGTCCTCGGCGAGGCCGTGGAAATCCACTCCTTCGAGGCCAACCCGAAGCTGTGGCCGGGGCTGGAGCGGATCGCGCAGGAATCCGGCGGGGCGGTGCATGTGCATCGGTCGGCATTGGGTACGCAGGCTGGAGAGCTGATCCTGCATGTCCCTTCCTCGGGCGGCCAGGTATTCCTCGAGGAATCCACTTTCGACCCGAGCCAGTTCGACAAGCCGTGGGTGCGTGAAAAGTATCTCGCGCGCGGTGGCCAGGCGCCGGAGCTGTTGCAGATGCGTGTGCCGGTCGAGCGCGGCGACGATTGCGCGCTGCGCCCCGACCTGATCAAGGTGGATGTCGAAGGTTTCGAGGCCTCGGCGATCCGCGGGCTGCTGCGGACCATCGTCGAGTTCCAGCCGGTGCTATTGGTGGAGAACAGCGATTGGCACAACGTGACCGAGTTGCTGAGCGAACTCGGCTACCGGCCGTTCCGCTGGGACGACGGCGCGATGAACCCGTTTCATGGCGCGACGACCAATACGTTCTATCTGCCCGCGGAGAAACCAGCAGTGATCGCAACGGATAACCAGATGCCGGATCTGCAACCTCAACCCGAGGCCGCCAGCGCAGGCTATTCCGAAGCCGCGGACGTCGCCGAGCACTTGGCCGATGTCGAGCGCATGCGGCAATTGCTTGCATCGCTTGGCGTATCGCTTCCTGGCGACGGATTGGCGCTGGACGTGGGCGGCGGTGCCGGCGGCCATAGTGCGTTGTTGGCCAATGATGTGAGGCGGATCTATTGCACCGATTACTTCGATCAGAACGCGCGCTTCGGCGGTGAACTGGTGAAGCTGGTGAAAGAGAAGGTCCTGCGCCACGGCCACGATTTCCCGGTCGAACGCTTCGAGTTCCACGCCGTCGACGCGATGAGCACGATCTATCGCGACGATCTGTTCGACGTGGTGTTCTCTTTCAACGCCTTCGAGCACATTCCCGATCCGGCTGCGGCCCTGCGCGAGATCGTGCGAGTGCTCAAGCCCGGCGGTATGGCCTACATCACCTTCGACCCGATCTGGACCTGCGATTTCGGCAGCCACTTCCAGCATCGCGTTCCCCGGCCCTGGCAGCACCTGATCAGCGACGACGGGCAGTTCGTGGAGATGATGAAGCAGGCGGGCGGCTCGGACGAAGAAGGGCAGGAGTACGTGAATGCCATGAATCGGCGCCGTCTTTCCTTCTACCGCGAATTGTTCGCCTCGTTCCGCGACGAGGTGGAGTATCTGCACGAGGGCGAATGGAGCGGTTGCGTCGTGCCCGGCAGCGAATCGCACGAGAATTTCCAGCGCTGCCTGTCGCTGGGCTACAGCCGCGAGGAGCTGCTGTTGCGCGGCATGGTCAAGGTGTTCAGAAAGAAGGCTCCGGGCCAGGCCCCGCCGGCAGCCGAGGCGTAG
- a CDS encoding glycosyltransferase family 4 protein: MLSATYADAKSETIVHSPSFREIRVPKPREADQIHWKLDSEQIGPECSGLALALAGEFDTELGRQMGRLVAAADLIVHESPFTLPYDRGAGSDGKLRVYNAYNVEYRLAEQMFHGEIGQRGAAFIRDLEARLIACSSAVLAISEEERQEFAQVFDFPLERIHLAPNGFEPATGGQPARQRERSALFLGSAHPPNVEALAFIVERLAPALPDVAFHVLGAVCAAYTKPVPDNVKLLGFVDAAEKDALLWRCGAAINPLRSGAGTNLKMLDYMAHSAPIVSTPIGARGLDIESGSQARICGLADFAAGLRETLDQADAARAMGSRGAEFAHARYTWEAIAAGVVPAIENVLTALAAGTARKRILAVCDYEVHRAAGGGQVRIKELLTEVGREFDVTLLCYNDGQTEERRAIAPGVIQRSVPKTAAHRRENIESLKGNSVSVADLVAAKHCMNNDALVAAFREEAGSASLVSFEQCFMAPLLTLVPPGVPVVHSSQNVEAELKRDLLTARNDGAAWIELVERLEREVATRADAVFCVSDADTERFRERYGVADVLTIENGVRMPTIRREALSPTGAQDKAPLAVFVGSAHPPNVHAAQFIVEQLAPRCPQVGFALVGSVCEALDVAALPSNVALLGFLDPVDKDALFAITDIAVNPLFEGGGSSLKVPDFLAAGLPLLTSPVGVRGFPGLYPDTHYIEAAPEAMAEWIPKLLGDTSLRERMSAEAMDYVASHLDWRVLGGRMRRELNRLIGHEGPCRVLVLTYRFGEPARGGAEVYLLNVLRELDKNDDLRIDVVAPAVGAIHDRLHFSADYEPPSARDGVPAMRGRVHLFPPDSPVQDRFDEATILQRTWMHESLEIGRNLAEELGVGLLGGWNYPENSDGRIVRWAGRVAQVKLPQGTESVKIAGLALQPVRVSIRVGGVDAEAKSLSGKFSFQQRLPAAGELLELHASTVMDSREDARELAYLVSSIELVGPDGSVQVDLREGMEERGRRKLPERWVGELVDTAKRRPRDIDRRFCRIRGPHSRAMEHWLDRNAANYDVILAQGVPFASSVLGVRVAATNGLASIVLPHFHMEDRYYHWREFYDAFAQAEAVIAFPVASKRAFFDRVGANAVTAAGGGFHAEDFSAESIARGREAFRSLHRGERPFVLVLGRKTGAKNYRMIVQACGKLRDSGHDLDVVLIGPDDDGLPLQGAGVHYYGAQPREVVIGALADSLCLANMSESESFGIVLLESWMAKRPVIARSSTVAFTELVRDGENGYLADNLDDVAAAIERYLGDRALADRHGTAGIDTAQGYSWAALADHLRQIILGVASERNRGIARKGDSSASEQGGARP, encoded by the coding sequence TTGCTGTCGGCGACCTACGCCGACGCCAAGTCAGAAACTATCGTGCATTCGCCCTCGTTCCGCGAGATTCGCGTACCCAAGCCGCGCGAGGCCGACCAGATCCACTGGAAGCTGGACTCCGAGCAGATCGGCCCGGAATGCTCCGGACTGGCGCTGGCATTGGCCGGCGAATTCGACACCGAACTCGGCCGGCAAATGGGGCGGCTGGTCGCGGCGGCCGATCTGATCGTGCACGAATCGCCGTTCACCCTGCCGTACGACCGGGGCGCGGGCAGCGACGGCAAGTTGCGCGTCTACAACGCCTACAACGTCGAGTATCGGCTTGCCGAGCAGATGTTCCATGGCGAGATCGGCCAGCGTGGCGCGGCTTTCATTCGCGACCTCGAGGCGCGACTGATCGCCTGCAGTTCCGCGGTGCTGGCGATCAGCGAGGAAGAGCGGCAGGAGTTCGCGCAGGTCTTCGACTTCCCGCTCGAGCGGATCCACCTGGCGCCGAACGGCTTCGAGCCGGCGACGGGCGGCCAGCCCGCGCGGCAGCGCGAACGTTCCGCATTGTTCCTGGGCAGCGCTCATCCACCCAATGTCGAGGCGCTCGCGTTCATCGTCGAGCGGCTGGCTCCGGCATTGCCCGACGTCGCCTTTCATGTGCTCGGCGCCGTGTGCGCGGCATATACCAAGCCGGTGCCGGACAACGTCAAGTTGCTCGGCTTCGTCGACGCGGCGGAGAAGGACGCGTTGTTGTGGCGTTGCGGCGCGGCGATCAATCCGCTGCGTAGCGGCGCCGGCACCAATCTCAAGATGCTCGACTACATGGCGCACTCGGCGCCGATTGTGTCCACGCCGATCGGTGCCCGCGGTCTGGACATCGAATCGGGTTCGCAGGCTCGAATCTGCGGTCTGGCGGATTTCGCCGCTGGCCTGCGCGAGACATTGGACCAGGCCGACGCGGCCCGGGCGATGGGTTCGCGTGGCGCCGAGTTCGCTCATGCGCGCTATACCTGGGAAGCCATCGCCGCCGGAGTCGTTCCCGCGATCGAGAACGTGCTGACGGCCCTGGCCGCCGGTACGGCCCGTAAACGGATCCTGGCGGTGTGCGACTACGAAGTGCATCGCGCCGCCGGCGGCGGACAGGTCAGGATCAAGGAACTGCTGACCGAAGTCGGGCGCGAATTCGATGTGACCTTGCTTTGCTACAACGACGGTCAGACCGAGGAGCGTCGTGCGATCGCCCCGGGCGTGATCCAACGTTCGGTGCCGAAGACCGCGGCTCATCGTCGCGAGAACATAGAATCGCTGAAGGGCAACAGCGTGTCGGTGGCCGACTTGGTCGCAGCCAAGCACTGCATGAATAACGACGCGCTGGTCGCTGCATTCCGCGAGGAAGCGGGTTCCGCCTCGCTGGTGAGCTTCGAGCAGTGCTTCATGGCACCGTTGCTGACGCTGGTGCCGCCCGGCGTGCCGGTCGTGCATTCTTCGCAGAACGTCGAGGCCGAGCTCAAGCGCGACTTGTTGACCGCGCGCAACGATGGCGCGGCATGGATCGAATTGGTGGAACGGCTGGAGCGCGAGGTGGCAACGCGCGCGGATGCGGTCTTCTGCGTATCCGACGCCGATACGGAGCGGTTTCGCGAGCGTTACGGCGTCGCCGACGTGCTGACGATCGAAAACGGCGTGCGCATGCCCACGATCCGCCGCGAGGCGCTGTCGCCGACCGGCGCTCAGGACAAGGCGCCTCTGGCCGTGTTCGTCGGCAGCGCGCATCCGCCGAACGTGCATGCGGCGCAGTTCATCGTCGAACAACTGGCGCCGCGTTGCCCGCAAGTCGGGTTCGCCCTGGTCGGTTCGGTGTGCGAAGCGCTCGACGTCGCTGCGCTGCCGTCCAACGTCGCTTTGCTCGGCTTCCTCGATCCGGTGGACAAGGATGCGCTGTTCGCGATCACCGATATCGCGGTGAATCCCTTGTTCGAAGGCGGTGGATCCAGCCTCAAGGTGCCGGACTTCCTCGCCGCCGGCCTGCCATTGCTGACCTCGCCCGTTGGCGTTCGCGGCTTCCCGGGCTTGTATCCGGACACGCATTACATCGAGGCCGCGCCGGAGGCGATGGCCGAATGGATTCCGAAGCTGCTCGGCGACACGTCGTTGCGCGAACGCATGTCCGCAGAAGCGATGGACTACGTCGCCTCACACCTGGACTGGCGGGTGTTAGGCGGGCGCATGCGCCGAGAGCTGAATCGGCTGATCGGTCACGAAGGTCCGTGCCGCGTACTGGTGCTGACCTATAGGTTCGGAGAGCCAGCGCGTGGCGGCGCTGAGGTCTATCTGCTCAACGTCCTGCGTGAGCTGGACAAGAACGATGACCTGCGTATCGACGTGGTAGCCCCGGCCGTGGGTGCGATCCACGATCGCTTGCACTTTTCCGCCGACTACGAGCCGCCCTCGGCGCGCGACGGCGTACCGGCGATGAGGGGAAGGGTGCATCTGTTTCCGCCCGATTCGCCCGTGCAGGACCGTTTCGACGAAGCGACAATTCTGCAAAGGACCTGGATGCATGAATCGCTGGAGATCGGCCGCAATCTTGCCGAAGAGCTGGGCGTCGGACTGCTGGGCGGATGGAACTATCCCGAGAACAGCGACGGCCGGATCGTGCGCTGGGCTGGGCGAGTGGCTCAAGTAAAGCTGCCGCAGGGAACCGAATCGGTCAAGATCGCCGGTCTGGCTTTACAGCCGGTGCGTGTGTCGATCCGCGTCGGCGGCGTCGACGCGGAGGCCAAGAGCCTGTCGGGCAAGTTTTCGTTCCAGCAGCGGTTGCCCGCGGCAGGCGAGCTGTTGGAACTGCACGCTTCGACCGTTATGGATAGCCGCGAGGACGCGCGCGAGCTCGCCTACCTCGTCTCCTCGATCGAGCTCGTCGGGCCCGATGGCAGCGTCCAGGTCGATTTGCGAGAAGGGATGGAGGAGCGCGGCCGGCGCAAATTGCCGGAGCGATGGGTCGGCGAGCTGGTCGATACGGCCAAACGTCGCCCGCGAGACATCGATCGCCGCTTCTGCCGGATCCGCGGACCGCACAGCCGCGCGATGGAGCACTGGCTCGATCGCAATGCCGCCAATTACGATGTGATCCTGGCTCAGGGCGTTCCGTTCGCCAGTTCGGTTCTGGGCGTGCGGGTCGCTGCCACCAACGGGCTGGCATCGATAGTGTTGCCGCACTTCCACATGGAAGATCGCTATTACCACTGGCGCGAGTTCTACGATGCGTTCGCGCAGGCCGAGGCGGTCATCGCTTTCCCGGTCGCCAGCAAGCGCGCGTTCTTCGACCGGGTTGGCGCCAACGCAGTGACGGCCGCCGGTGGCGGCTTCCATGCCGAGGACTTTTCCGCCGAGTCGATCGCCCGTGGTCGCGAGGCCTTCCGCAGCCTGCATCGTGGCGAGCGGCCCTTCGTATTGGTATTGGGGCGCAAGACCGGAGCGAAGAATTATCGGATGATCGTGCAGGCCTGCGGAAAACTCCGCGATTCCGGGCACGATCTGGACGTGGTGCTGATCGGACCCGACGACGACGGCCTGCCCCTGCAGGGCGCGGGTGTTCACTACTACGGTGCGCAGCCGCGGGAGGTGGTGATCGGAGCGCTGGCCGATTCGCTGTGTCTGGCGAACATGAGCGAAAGCGAGAGTTTCGGAATCGTTTTGCTTGAGTCGTGGATGGCGAAACGCCCGGTGATCGCGCGCAGCTCGACCGTGGCTTTCACCGAGTTGGTGCGCGACGGCGAGAACGGTTATCTCGCCGACAACCTCGACGACGTGGCCGCCGCGATCGAGCGCTACCTCGGCGACCGGGCTCTCGCCGATCGCCACGGCACGGCAGGAATCGACACGGCACAGGGATACAGTTGGGCGGCTTTGGCGGACCATCTGCGGCAGATCATCTTGGGGGTGGCAAGTGAGCGAAATCGAGGCATTGCACGGAAGGGTGATTCATCAGCTTCGGAACAAGGAGGTGCACGACCCTGA
- the gmd gene encoding GDP-mannose 4,6-dehydratase: MSNKNALITGITGQDGAYLSQLLLSKGYGVYGVLARRSSDTLWRLRELGIADQVTLLDGDLTDLSSMIRALQTSKADEVYNLGAQSFVGSSWQQPLLTAQVDGVGALNVLEAVRIVNPQARFYQASTSEMFGLIQAEMQDEKTPFYPRSPYGVAKLMAHWATVNYRESFNLHASSGILFNHESPLRGIEFVTRKVTDAVARIKLGQQKELRLGNIDSKRDWGFAGDYVEAMWLMTQQDSGDDYVVATGQTTTVRDMCAIAFGHVGLNMDDHLIIDEKFFRPAEVDVLLGNPAKAKAKLGWAPKTSLQELITMMVDADLRRLQAR; this comes from the coding sequence ATGAGCAACAAAAACGCATTGATCACCGGCATCACCGGTCAGGACGGCGCCTACCTTTCGCAGTTGCTGTTGTCAAAGGGCTACGGCGTGTATGGCGTCTTGGCCCGTCGCAGCAGCGACACGCTGTGGCGCCTGCGCGAACTGGGGATCGCCGATCAGGTGACGTTGCTCGACGGCGATTTGACCGACCTGTCGTCGATGATACGCGCGCTGCAGACCTCCAAGGCCGACGAGGTCTACAACCTCGGCGCGCAGAGCTTCGTCGGCTCGTCCTGGCAGCAGCCGTTGCTGACCGCGCAGGTCGATGGCGTGGGCGCGCTGAACGTGCTCGAGGCGGTGCGCATCGTCAATCCGCAGGCGCGTTTCTATCAGGCGTCGACCAGCGAAATGTTCGGCCTGATCCAGGCCGAAATGCAGGACGAAAAGACCCCATTCTATCCGCGCAGCCCCTACGGCGTGGCCAAGCTGATGGCGCATTGGGCCACGGTGAACTACCGCGAAAGCTTCAACCTGCACGCCTCCAGCGGCATCTTGTTCAATCACGAATCGCCGCTGCGCGGCATCGAGTTCGTGACCCGCAAGGTCACCGACGCGGTGGCGCGCATCAAGCTGGGACAGCAGAAAGAGCTGCGCCTGGGCAACATCGATTCCAAGCGCGACTGGGGCTTCGCCGGCGACTACGTCGAAGCGATGTGGCTGATGACCCAGCAGGACAGCGGCGACGACTATGTGGTCGCCACCGGCCAGACCACGACCGTGCGCGACATGTGCGCGATCGCGTTCGGCCACGTCGGTCTGAACATGGACGACCATCTGATCATCGACGAGAAGTTCTTCCGTCCGGCCGAAGTGGACGTACTGCTCGGCAATCCGGCCAAGGCCAAGGCCAAGTTGGGCTGGGCGCCCAAGACCTCGTTGCAGGAGCTCATCACGATGATGGTCGACGCCGACCTGCGCCGCTTGCAGGCGCGTTGA
- a CDS encoding GDP-mannose 4,6-dehydratase, with translation MSVVETLAAPRRLLVTGGSGFVGRYVEAAVRAGDFGDFRFHTPPQGWDIRDAEAALQIVEEVRPDAVLHLAAQSFVPRSFEDPRETFEINTLGTLNLLQALKRAEFSGRFLYVSSGDVYGQVAESDMPVTEQLMPAPRNPYAVSKFAAEQLCLQWQRSEGLDAIVLRPFNHVGPGQGRQFVLPALASQVVAIAQGRQAPVIEAGDIDTTRDFTDVRDIVAAYAAALRDGVSGSLYLIASGVERKVRDLLEAMCRIEGIEVEVRQDPAKLRRAEQRRMVGSSRALNDATGWAPRIPMDQTLQDILIDQRNNS, from the coding sequence ATGAGCGTCGTTGAAACGCTAGCGGCGCCACGCCGCCTGCTGGTCACCGGCGGCAGTGGATTCGTCGGCCGTTATGTGGAGGCGGCAGTGCGAGCGGGCGATTTCGGCGACTTCAGATTTCACACGCCGCCTCAAGGGTGGGATATCCGCGATGCCGAGGCGGCGTTGCAGATCGTCGAGGAAGTGCGCCCCGACGCGGTTCTGCACTTGGCCGCGCAAAGTTTCGTGCCGCGCTCGTTCGAAGATCCGCGCGAGACTTTCGAGATCAACACCCTGGGCACGCTGAATTTGTTGCAGGCGCTCAAGCGTGCCGAATTCTCCGGGCGCTTCTTGTACGTGAGCTCGGGCGACGTTTACGGCCAGGTCGCCGAATCGGATATGCCGGTGACCGAGCAGCTGATGCCGGCGCCGCGTAATCCCTATGCGGTCAGCAAGTTCGCGGCCGAGCAGTTGTGCCTGCAGTGGCAGCGCAGCGAAGGCCTGGACGCTATTGTGCTGCGTCCGTTCAATCACGTCGGGCCGGGCCAGGGGCGGCAATTCGTGCTGCCGGCGCTGGCCAGCCAGGTGGTTGCCATCGCGCAGGGGCGGCAGGCACCGGTGATCGAAGCCGGCGACATCGACACCACGCGCGACTTCACCGACGTGCGCGATATCGTCGCAGCTTATGCGGCGGCATTGCGCGACGGCGTCAGCGGCAGTTTGTATCTGATCGCGTCGGGCGTGGAGCGCAAAGTACGCGATCTGCTGGAGGCCATGTGCCGGATCGAAGGCATCGAAGTCGAGGTCCGGCAGGACCCGGCCAAGCTGCGCCGGGCCGAACAACGAAGGATGGTCGGTTCGTCGCGCGCGCTGAATGACGCGACCGGATGGGCTCCACGCATCCCGATGGACCAGACCTTGCAAGACATTCTCATCGACCAACGGAATAACTCATGA